TTTTTGAAGAGCTAGAACGGCCAGATTTAGTCGCGAAATTCATCGGACATCTGGGCGAAGTATTACGACGGATGGAAGATTGGGATAATTTACAAAATCTGGCCAACAAGTCCTTACAACTGCATATAACTTACGGAAATACAGACTTTAGTAGTGAAATTTTACAACTAGCTCAAGATTATGTATTCTTGGCAGAAGTAGCTCTCAAACGACAAAACTGGGAAGGAGCTTTGTATTTAGCGACTTTGGCAAAAACTACTTTATCTGATGTGGGAAAATACCCTCAACATGAAAATTTAGCTCTTTTACTTTTAGGTATAGCTCAACAGCAACTCGGTCAAATAGAGTCGGCTATAAGTAATCTGGAAATGGCTCGTTCTGCCAGCAATGCTCACTACGACCCTCGCCAATATATACGTATTTTAAAAACTTTGCGATCGGTCTACTTCCAGCAGAGTCAATATCGAGAAGCATTTCAAATCAAACTGGAACAACGTTCGATCGAACAGCAATATGGTTTCCGCGCTTTTATTGGTGCAGGTCAGTTAGAACCTCAAAGACAAGCTACTAACCCCGCATTAGTAAATATCGATCGTACTGGAGCAAATGCCGGATATCAAGGAACAGTTGCCCTAGAAATTGCTACTTCCGGACGCCAACAAGATGTTTATCGTCTCATCGAAAGAATTAGCCGTAATGACCAAAAACTAACTGTTATTTACGGTCAGTCAGGTGTAGGGAAAAGTTCGATTGTCAATGCAGGATTAGTACCGGCATTAAAACAAACTAGCTTTGGCGCAAGAGATGCTTTGCCAGTTGTGCTGCAAGTTTACACAGATTGGAGTGAAACCTTGGGAAGAGGACTGGCACAAGCGCTCAAGGAAATTAAAAATATTCGCCTAAATTACCCCCTGTACACACCACAATTAATATTAGCACAACTCCAGAAAAATCAAGAAAGAAATTTGTTAACTGTGCTAATTTTCGATCAGTTTGAAGAATTCTTCTTTGTCGGCTCTAATTCATCTGAAATCAAACATTTTTTTGATTTTCTGCGATATAGCCTTAATCTTCCTTTCGTGAAAGTCATACTTTCCATAAGAGAAGATCATCTGCATCGTTTGTTAGGTTGTCAGCGCCTTACTAACTTGCCAATAATAAACAACGATATCCTCAGCAAAGATATCCTCCATTACATAGGTAACTTTTCGCCAGCAGACGCCAAAGCGCTAATTCAAAGCTTAACGCAGCGTTCTCAGTTTTATTTGGAAGAAGCTCTCATTGATGAATTAGTAAGAGATTTGGCCGCAGATTTTGGAGAAGTAAGACCCATTGAATTGCAGGTAGTGGGAGCGCAGCTCCAAGCAGAGAATATCACAACACTTAGTAAATACCAAGAGCGCGGGCCTAAAAACCGACTTGTAGAGCAATTTTTACAAGAAGTTATTCATGATTGTGGCCCTGAAAACGAACAAGTAGCGCTACTTGTCTTGTACTTACTCACAGATGAAAACGGCACAAGACCGATCAAAACTCGCGCTGAATTAGCATCTAACTTAGAGGCACTAGAAGAGCCAAATAACTTAGACTTAGTGTTGTGGATTTTAGTCAAATCCGGGTTAGTTTTTCAGTTACCGGAATTTCCGGCACAGCGCTATCAACTAATTCACGATTATCTAGTTACTTTTATTCGCTATTTGCAACAACAGGAGTTAGGCTTGTTGGAACAAGTTGAAGAACAGCGAGAAGAACTGATCCGCAGGCAAACAGAAATTGTACAACTTCGTCAAGAAAAAGAACTTTTGGCAGAAATAGCAGATGTACGCTATCAATTCCTGAACGACTATCTCCAAACTTTGACTCGTCATTCAGAAAAACAAGGCTTGTTAGCCGAGTTAACAGATTTGCGTCATCGGGAAGAACTGAGTCAGGTTGTAATTGAGCAATTGCGCCAGGAAAAAGAACTGCTAGCTGCACTTGCAGACGCCAAAGAAAAACAAAAAAGAAGTGAAGCTTGGCGCAAGCGAATTCAGACAGGAAGCTTAGCAGCTGCCTGCGGGGCTGTATTTATATTGACCGGCTTGGTATTCTCGGTAAATTCGCAAAAAAAATTAGCACAAATTAGCCAAATCAAGGCGATAAGTGCTTCTTCAGAAGCCCTGGTTGCTTCTAATCGAGAGTTTGATGCGTTAATAGAAAGTTTGAGGGCAGTTAAACAACTGAAATCAATTTCTACGACAGAAGCTGAGATCCATATTCCAGTTGTAACGGCACTGGGACAGGCAGTTTACGGAGTCAGAGAGTACAACCGTTTGGAGGGACATACTAATAATGTTCTGGGCGTCGTTTTCAGTCCGGATGGAAAGATTATCGCCACCGCCAGCGATGACAAAACAGTAATATTATGGAGACGGGATGGCAGTTCGATCGCCACTCTCACAGGTCATAAAGCGGGAGTTGCCGCCGTCAGTTTCAGTCCCGATGGCCAAACTCTTGCGACCGCCAGCGCCGACAACACCGTCAAACTCTGGCATCGCGACGGCACTTTACTGCGTACCCTAGAAGGGCATACAAATGATGTGACTTGCGTAACTTGGTCACCCGACGGTCAGACTGTGGCGACCGGCAGCGCCGACAACACTGTTAAACTGTGGCGGATTGACGGTAGATTAATCAGAACTTTTAAAGGCCATACTGATTGGGTACTGGGCGTTAGTTTTAGTCCCGATGGCCAAACGATCGTCTCTGGTAGTGTAGATAAAACCATCAAACTCTGGCGACTGGATGGCAAACTAATCAATACCCTCACCGGACATCGCGATGCGGTTCAAAATGTCGCATTTAGTCCCGACGGTAAGTTAATTGCAAGTGCTAGCGAGGACAAAACGGTCAAACTCTGGCGACTGGATGGAACTACGATCGCCACTTTGACCGGACACAAAGATTTGGTGCTAGACGTAAGTTTCAATCCGCAAGGCGATGTGATTGCCTCCGCCAGCGCCGACAAAACCATCAAACTCTGGCAGCGCGACGGTACTTTAATCAAAACCCTCAGCGGACACGGGAATGGCGTAAGGGCGGTAGCGTGGTCGCCCGACGGTGGGACTCTTGCCACCGCCAGCGATGACAACACCGTTAAACTGTGGAGAATTGACAACAAGTTACTAAAAAGGTTAACAGGTCATCAAGATTGGGTCAACAGCGTTAGTTTCAGCCCCGATGGGCAGATTTTGGCTTCCGCCAGTTCGGACGCAACTGTCAAACTTTGGCGGCGTGACGGTAAGTTGCTGAAAACGTTGACGGGACACAGCAACTGGATTCTCGATGTTAGTTTTAGCCCAGATGGGGAGACTTTAGCTACTGCCAGTGAGGATACAACGATCAAACTTTGGCGGCGGGACGGTACTTTACTCAACACCCTCAAGGGACACGATAAGTCAGTCACCAGCGTGACTTTTAGTCCCGACGGTCAAACGATCGCTTCTTCAAGTGAAGATAAAACTGTGAAACTCTGGCGGCGCGATGGCACTTTACTTCAAACTCTCAACTTAAATGTCAATGGGATATGGGGGGTTCGTTTCAGTCCGGACGGTCAGATAATTGCTTCAGCTACTAAGGATGGTACTGTCAAACTTTGGAGTCGGAACGGTAAAGAAATCGCTACTTTGAAGGGGCATAACGGGTCGGTGAATTGGGTGAATTTCAGCCCGGACGGTCAAATAATTGCCACTGCTAGCGATGATAAAACTGTTAAACTTTGGACTCGGAACGGCGCTTTCATCGATACTTTAAAAGGACATAGCGGTTCGGTGAACTGGGTGAGTTTCAGCCCGGATGGCAAGACGATCGCTTCTGCTAGCGATGACAATACCGTTATACTCTGGAATTTTAACACTAGGGAACCCAATATTTTGAAGGGTCACAAGGGTAAGGTTTTGAGCGTGAATTTCAGCCCGGATGGCAAGACGATCGCTTCTGCTAGTGAGGATAAACAGGTGATTTTATGGAATTTGGATCTCGAATATCTCCAGGTACGGGGTTGCAATTGGGTACGCGATTATCTGAAGACTAATATCAATGTTCGCGAGAGCGATCGCAACCTCTGCGAAAATTAAAAATTAGCTCTTTAATCTTTATCGCAACCCATGAGGCGTCAATTAGGAAGTTGTCAATTCTACAAAATGTTTAATTCTAGATTTTTCTTTCCCGACGCCCTAGCCCCTTATGATGGTTGCACTCGCGAGTGCAGTTGGTCTATACTTTGTTCCCAATTGGCTCCGTCAAAGGGAATAATGCGAAATTTAGACATCGCATCGCCATCCAGACAGCGCACGTTTACATCGTAGTCGTTAGGATGCGATCGCGGTCTATAAAATGCGTGAATTCCGCAAATACCGCAGAAAGTATGTTTCGCGACACCAGTATTAAATGTATAAGTCCTCAAAACATCTTCACCGCTTAGCAGCGTAAACTTTTCCGGCGGTACAATCAGATGTAAAAATCCCTTTTTTTTGCATATCGAGCAATTGCATTCGTCCGCTTCGTGCTTCTCCACCACCACCCGAAAGCGGACAGCGCCACAGTGACAGCCACCATCGTAGATTACGGGTTTGTCGATTTCTACAGTCATTTGATTAAACTCCTTGTCGCCCCAAATTTTATCATATTTTCGCTCATTTCAGGCTGCTGTTGGCAATGCGTGAAGTACCGCCAAATAATTTGCGATCTAATTCCAACATCGCACAAATACGAACTCTAGTTTCTCAGATCGAACCGACTGACGAACAGGTTGTCCAAATTCCGCAAACAACCAGTTTAGGTTGAGTGTAAATTTGGTCGTTTGACCTTGTGCAAGAGTGGAGATAACCAAAAAGTTGCTAAACAGAAAAACAAACCTGTTAAAAATTTAGATCTGAATCTAGACATCTTATATTTAGATGCCAACCGATTTAAATATCATCTTCATCAATTAAATCCAGCAAAGCATTCAAGCTGCCTTCAAAATCAGCTTCTAACTGTTCTTTTATTGGTCTGAGTTCTTCAGCAAACGGTTGATTGTTAATTTGGCCATCAAAAGTTTCTATAATTGTCTTTATAGCTTGCAGCCTAGCGGCAAGCGTTTTAATCGTTTGCCACTTCTCGCTAGAAAAATCACTCATGTTTAAGAGGGGGTTACGAGATTGGTAGATTAGTATTACTGGTTTCAGAAAGATTACCTTATCAAGGTTAAATTTAATTTATAATGATATTAAGTTTGGTTTATTCTGGAAATCCTTTTAGCTGGCTATCATCTTAAATAGCTACAACGATCGGAAACAAAGGTGATTTCTGCGCGAGAGCCAACCTATTAACAAAAATTTGCAATAACATCAGAGAGGATAAAATCGAATGAAGATAATTTTGCATATCACGAAGCGCGAACAATGGGAGCAAGCACAACTCGATGGCTTTTATAAAGGCGATACATTAGAAACAGAAGGATTTATCCATTGCTCAACACCGCACCAAGTTGTCAAAACAGCCAACAAATATTTTGACAATCAAAAAGGTTTGGTAATTCTTTGGATCGAA
This portion of the Aerosakkonema funiforme FACHB-1375 genome encodes:
- a CDS encoding DUF952 domain-containing protein yields the protein MKIILHITKREQWEQAQLDGFYKGDTLETEGFIHCSTPHQVVKTANKYFDNQKGLVILWIESDKVRAEIRYEGVGEEHYPHIYGILNIDAVTQVLDFEPLDNGEFELPTNLGDTMKE
- a CDS encoding GFA family protein, with translation MTVEIDKPVIYDGGCHCGAVRFRVVVEKHEADECNCSICKKKGFLHLIVPPEKFTLLSGEDVLRTYTFNTGVAKHTFCGICGIHAFYRPRSHPNDYDVNVRCLDGDAMSKFRIIPFDGANWEQSIDQLHSRVQPS
- a CDS encoding WD40 domain-containing protein encodes the protein MGNSKQLLKDAAVQNDRSLNTLKRAIALSQGQFSLVLANCNYGRLRSQILQRLRELSSFNIREIVLPELTTRIYPIIQAELGDTRPSALMIFGLESVSAIESLLTSSNQMRDELRQSFPFPLVLWINDKLQQKLIKFAPDLTSWAATPIKFVIATDELIDSLRQNADSLFASILESDAVNCLNNSALDLEIGSSRRLELDFAQTDLLHRGIKLDPELEASLEFVFGRDAYANDIIDVALDCYQRSLAFWQQVNTDFVLRIPDVNNHLNDPKSKIQNPKLKEGLLLFHIGLCYRRKADLEPAKSRRHWEEARKYLQQCVNVFEELERPDLVAKFIGHLGEVLRRMEDWDNLQNLANKSLQLHITYGNTDFSSEILQLAQDYVFLAEVALKRQNWEGALYLATLAKTTLSDVGKYPQHENLALLLLGIAQQQLGQIESAISNLEMARSASNAHYDPRQYIRILKTLRSVYFQQSQYREAFQIKLEQRSIEQQYGFRAFIGAGQLEPQRQATNPALVNIDRTGANAGYQGTVALEIATSGRQQDVYRLIERISRNDQKLTVIYGQSGVGKSSIVNAGLVPALKQTSFGARDALPVVLQVYTDWSETLGRGLAQALKEIKNIRLNYPLYTPQLILAQLQKNQERNLLTVLIFDQFEEFFFVGSNSSEIKHFFDFLRYSLNLPFVKVILSIREDHLHRLLGCQRLTNLPIINNDILSKDILHYIGNFSPADAKALIQSLTQRSQFYLEEALIDELVRDLAADFGEVRPIELQVVGAQLQAENITTLSKYQERGPKNRLVEQFLQEVIHDCGPENEQVALLVLYLLTDENGTRPIKTRAELASNLEALEEPNNLDLVLWILVKSGLVFQLPEFPAQRYQLIHDYLVTFIRYLQQQELGLLEQVEEQREELIRRQTEIVQLRQEKELLAEIADVRYQFLNDYLQTLTRHSEKQGLLAELTDLRHREELSQVVIEQLRQEKELLAALADAKEKQKRSEAWRKRIQTGSLAAACGAVFILTGLVFSVNSQKKLAQISQIKAISASSEALVASNREFDALIESLRAVKQLKSISTTEAEIHIPVVTALGQAVYGVREYNRLEGHTNNVLGVVFSPDGKIIATASDDKTVILWRRDGSSIATLTGHKAGVAAVSFSPDGQTLATASADNTVKLWHRDGTLLRTLEGHTNDVTCVTWSPDGQTVATGSADNTVKLWRIDGRLIRTFKGHTDWVLGVSFSPDGQTIVSGSVDKTIKLWRLDGKLINTLTGHRDAVQNVAFSPDGKLIASASEDKTVKLWRLDGTTIATLTGHKDLVLDVSFNPQGDVIASASADKTIKLWQRDGTLIKTLSGHGNGVRAVAWSPDGGTLATASDDNTVKLWRIDNKLLKRLTGHQDWVNSVSFSPDGQILASASSDATVKLWRRDGKLLKTLTGHSNWILDVSFSPDGETLATASEDTTIKLWRRDGTLLNTLKGHDKSVTSVTFSPDGQTIASSSEDKTVKLWRRDGTLLQTLNLNVNGIWGVRFSPDGQIIASATKDGTVKLWSRNGKEIATLKGHNGSVNWVNFSPDGQIIATASDDKTVKLWTRNGAFIDTLKGHSGSVNWVSFSPDGKTIASASDDNTVILWNFNTREPNILKGHKGKVLSVNFSPDGKTIASASEDKQVILWNLDLEYLQVRGCNWVRDYLKTNINVRESDRNLCEN